The following coding sequences lie in one Lolium perenne isolate Kyuss_39 chromosome 2, Kyuss_2.0, whole genome shotgun sequence genomic window:
- the LOC127332862 gene encoding uncharacterized protein, whose translation MVSLAAGSQILSPTHGPCTTTTSSSARRPGHSMRTIRSALLHPDSPPGPTSRRPTTADEADSDMENLTDSVIDIRLSELAATAGPTHPAAVAKSSSANAAATDMLDLSRDFSDYSSFNSDISGELERLAAAASASATPAPPSPAVDLNELESMDLSEAASPLSHIEPFIHACVRALSPDSPPDARRGAAARIRLLAKHRSDIRSLIGSTSGAIPALVPLLRSTDPTTQENAVTALLNLSLEDRNRTAITAAGAIKPLVYALRTGTAPAKQNAACALLSLSGTDDNRATIGACGAVAPLVALLSAGSTRGKKDALTTLYRLCSARRNKERAVSAGAVLPLVHLIGERGTGTSEKAMVVLASLASIPEGRDAVVEAGGIPALVETIEDGPAREKEFAVVALLQLCSESSSNRALLVREGAIPPLVALSQSGSARAKHKAETLLGYLREQRQGGGCRAGLGAATSMAR comes from the exons ATGGTCTCCCTCGCCGCCGGCTCCCAGATCCTCTCGCCCACCCACGGcccctgcaccaccaccacctcctcctccgcgcGCCGCCCGGGCCACTCCATGCGCACCATCCGCTCCGCCCTCCTCCACCCGGACTCGCCCCCAGGGCCCACCTCCCGCCGGCCCACCACCGCCGACGAGGCCGACTCCGACATGGAGAACCTCACCGACTCCGTCATCGACATCCGCCTCAGCGAGCTAGCAGCCACAGCAGGCCCAACCCaccccgccgccgtcgccaagtCCTCCTCCGCCAACGCGGCCGCAACCGACATGCTCGACCTCTCCCGCGACTTCTCCGACTACTCCAGCTTCAACTCCGACATCTCCGGCGAGCTCGaacgcctcgccgccgccgcgtccgcctCCGCCACGCCCGCCCCACCTTCCCCCGCCGTGGATCTAAACGAACTCGAGTCCATGGATCTCTCAGAGGCCGCGTCCCCCCTCTCCCACATCGAGCCCTTCATCCACGCCTGCGTCCGCGCCCTCTCCCCGGACTCCCCGCCCGACGCGCGGCGCGGGGCCGCCGCCCGCATCCGCCTCCTCGCCAAGCACCGCTCCGACATCCGCTCCCTAATCGGCAGCACCTCCGGCGCCATCCCCGCCCTAGTCCCCCTCCTCCGCAGCACCGACCCCACCACCCAGGAGAACGCCGTCACGGCCCTCCTCAACCTCTCCCTCGAGGACCGCAACCGCACCGCCATCACGGCGGCGGGCGCCATCAAGCCGCTCGTCTACGCGCTGCGCACGGGGACGGCCCCCGCCAAGCAGAACGCCGCCTGCGCGCTGCTCTCGCTCTCGGGGACCGACGACAACCGCGCCACCATCGGGGCCTGCGGCGCCGTGGCCCCCCTCGTGGCCCTCCTCTCCGCGGGCTCCACGCGCGGGAAGAAGGACGCGCTCACCACGCTCTACCGCCTCTGCTCCGCGCGCAGGAACAAGGAGCGCGCCGTCAGCGCGGGGGCGGTCCTGCCGCTCGTGCACCTCATCGGGGAGCGCGGCACCGGGACGTCCGAGAAGGCCATGGTGGTTCTCGCCAGCCTCGCCAGCATTCCTGAGGGCCGGGATGCCGTGGTGGAGGCTGGCGGGATTCCTGCGCTGGTTGAGACCATCGAGGACGGGCCTGCCAGGGAGAAGGAGTTCGCTGTCGTTGCGCTGCTGCAGCTATGCTCCGAGTCCTCCAGCAACCGGGCGCTTCTTGTTCGAGAAGGGGCCATACCACCGCTTGTCGCGCTCTCGCAGTCGGGCTCTGCTCGTGCAAAGCACAAG gCTGAGACTTTGCTTGGTTACCTGCGCGAGCAGCGGCAGGGTGGCGGCTGCAGAGCTGGTCTGGGCGCAGCTACGAGCATGGCTCGGTAG